A window of the Eremothecium cymbalariae DBVPG#7215 chromosome 5, complete sequence genome harbors these coding sequences:
- the MDM20 gene encoding Mdm20p (similar to Ashbya gossypii AER019C) — MKDQEVFDLIDQESFKQALNLVGQLTRQFPSSIYFKILEQYTKFKQSPGKYDYASKLAPLIEPNISLPGDSKSLKLLHDFLMALNSPIPPLKPYQMAVNKYPSFELCDKWFDQAIEDLDFNYLNKASFQLSRYSKNSRANKFWNAVVLLTWYKCSSNTLEDKDIRLLPQLSYQMLSQLKPFRDEQEVVVFCHICGLLGDEKADEIIELILNHWGTNREDSLDLYLKDLLVDNLKNVERYEILYEVCKSLLVHLDDFKLLKDLILSGAKVQKSKEEIEAQFSNSRNGYLAHIELNLIYDGVITEPSLRRYLDKFHGKPCCAIDIGHYMEHIDRALISDIFDSYERDIVSDANRIKLLESTDVEEFTELFLKYQSTLNSKPKTDYSSCSFFILNVVRNLLQEQKMDLGKIVTAISILESYQEQDPYNYDTRIALIALYQNLGLTPIAYQHYSMLKVKNVQNDILDHLLYTRYSTLYPNRNHDFLKKSRIDEGECQIYQSLESIPRLLKIAFEKSSFTKIPGMFSFYDQLQRSIMRWLRISDHLKLLRLCNDKRGAHLKRLHSELLKLGFDKFGNWADNRDFALAGISGIPIEYMNVDANYVTLQLLQELILECIGLGTHDELVDKALETMTLSFSCFTVYETWTWKVYVELYQHVPDMTTEGLWSLINNVPDFSHERDWKLIHGYTTLLMTFKTLYNIKRIKDEPMKKLIKEKLCSLRTQCSSYFHAFAQDIEESQVDNQLLDKLSYNSIKTQIIASINEVCKGIRNL, encoded by the coding sequence ATGAAGGATCAGGAAGTGTTTGACTTAATTGACCAGGAGTCGTTTAAACAGGCCCTCAATTTGGTAGGCCAGCTGACAAGACAATTCCCGTCTTCgatttatttcaaaatcttggAACAATATACCAAGTTCAAGCAATCTCCAGGCAAATATGATTATGCGTCAAAGTTGGCTCCATTAATTGAGCCAAATATTAGTCTACCCGGTGATTCCAAgtctttgaagttgttgcatGATTTTCTCATGGCACTGAATTCTCCAATACCTCCTTTGAAGCCATATCAAATGGCGGTGAATAAGTACCCTAGCTTTGAACTGTGTGATAAGTGGTTTGACCAGGCAATTGAGGATTTGGACTTTAATTATTTGAACAAGGCTTCGTTTCAATTGTCCCGATATTCTAAGAATTCAAGAGCTAATAAGTTTTGGAATGCTGTTGTGCTATTAACTTGGTACAAATGTTCTTCGAATACGTTGGAGGATAAGGATATACGCTTGTTGCCGCAACTTTCTTATCAGATGTTGTCACAATTGAAGCCGTTTAGGGATGAACAAGAAGTGGTTGTATTTTGCCATATCTGCGGTTTGTTAGGCGATGAAAAGGCAGATGAGATTATAGAATTGATTCTGAATCATTGGGGAACCAACCGTGAAGACTCCCTCGActtatatttgaaagatctGTTGGTTGATAATCTTAAAAACGTAGAAAGGTACGAGATCCTTTACGAGGTTTGCAAAAGCTTGTTGGTACATTTGGACGACttcaaattgttgaaggaTCTGATTCTCTCGGGTGccaaagttcaaaaatCGAAGGAGGAGATAGAAGCACAGTTTTCTAATAGTCGCAACGGCTATTTGGCACATATTGAACTGAATCTTATCTATGATGGAGTTATCACAGAACCATCTCTGAGGCGTTACTTGGACAAGTTTCACGGGAAACCTTGTTGTGCAATTGATATTGGTCATTATATGGAACATATTGATAGGGCTCTGATCAGCgatatttttgatagtTACGAACGTGATATTGTTTCGGATGCTAATAGGATCAAGCTTTTGGAGTCTACAGATGTAGAAGAATTCACGGaactatttttaaaataccAGTCTACTTTGAACAGTAAACCTAAAACAGACTATTCCAGTTGTTCTTTCTTTATACTTAACGTTGTTAGAAACTTGTtgcaagaacaaaaaatggaCCTTGGGAAAATCGTAACTGCAATATCCATTTTAGAATCCTACCAAGAACAAGACCCATATAACTATGATACCAGGATTGCTCTAATAGCCTTATATCAGAATTTAGGTTTGACTCCTATCGCATATCAGCACTATAGTATGTTGAAAGTTAAAAATGTTCAAAATGACATTCTTGATCATCTGCTGTATACCAGGTACTCTACTCTCTATCCGAATAGGAACCAcgattttttaaagaaatctCGAATCGATGAAGGTGAATGTCAAATATATCAGTCATTGGAAAGCATTCCTAGGCTACTCAAAATCGCCTTTGAAAAAAGTAGTTTCACCAAGATCCCTGGTATGTTCTCATTCTACGATCAGTTACAGAGATCTATCATGAGGTGGCTCAGAATTAGCGACCATTTAAAATTACTTCGTCTCTGCAATGACAAAAGGGGGGCTCATTTAAAGCGCCTACATTCTGAACTATTGAAACTAGGATTTGACAAGTTTGGCAATTGGGCAGACAATAGAGACTTTGCGCTAGCTGGCATCTCTGGAATTCCAATAGAATATATGAATGTTGATGCCAATTACGTTACTCTACAGCTGCTACAAGAACTCATCTTGGAATGCATTGGTCTTGGCACCCATGATGAATTGGTTGATAAAGCCCTCGAGACTATGACCCTGTCTTTTAGTTGTTTTACCGTTTACGAAACATGGACATGGAAAGTTTACGTAGAATTATATCAGCATGTTCCCGATATGACTACAGAGGGCCTATGGTCTCTTATCAATAATGTGCCAGACTTTTCTCATGAGCGTGACTGGAAACTTATCCATGGTTACACCACTTTGCTCATGACATTTAAGACATTATACAACATAAAGCGAATCAAAGATGAACCAATGAAGAAGCTTATCAAGGAAAAATTATGCAGCTTGAGAACTCAATGTAGTAGCTACTTCCATGCGTTTGCTCAAGACATTGAAGAAAGCCAAGTTGATAATCAACTCTTGGATAAATTATCCTACAACTCTATAAAAACGCAGATTATTGCCTCCATTAATGAGGTTTGCAAAGGTATACGCAACCTATAA